A window from Triticum aestivum cultivar Chinese Spring chromosome 6D, IWGSC CS RefSeq v2.1, whole genome shotgun sequence encodes these proteins:
- the LOC123141762 gene encoding keratin-associated protein 16-1: MASTAALQTAAVCTLLLFAGQLLPTATPAPPTSCAPGDAKCLACYNKCVEPCRRDPTQCRATLLCGPKCAQQTSSPPPPPPRESGTCAPTNVKCVACVKKCGDRCRRDPTQCRMTIYCEPGCAIQTASRPPAKDICGPTKAKCLSCVNKCRETCQGDPISCGGLQDCETGCAHQKQ, from the coding sequence ATGGCCTCCACCGCGGCGCTCCAGACGGCGGCCGTCTGCACGCTGCTCCTGTTCGCCGGCCAGCTGCTCCCCACGGCCACGCCGGCGCCGCCGACCAGCTGCGCCCCAGGCGACGCAAAGTGCCTGGCCTGCTATAACAAGTGCGTGGAGCCCTGCCGGCGGGACCCGACCCAGTGCCGTGCGACCCTCCTCTGCGGGCCGAAATGCGCGCAACAGACGTCgagccccccgccgccgccgccgcgggagagTGGCACTTGTGCCCCAACCAACGTAAAGTGCGTCGCCTGCGTGAAGAAGTGCGGGGACAGATGCCGGCGGGACCCGACGCAGTGCCGTATGACCATCTACTGCGAGCCGGGATGCGCGATTCAGACGGCGAGCCGCCCGCCGGCGAAGGACATTTGCGGCCCAACCAAGGCGAAGTGCCTGTCCTGCGTTAACAAGTGCAGGGAAACATGCCAGGGGGACCCGATAAGTTGTGGCGGGCTCCAAGACTGCGAGACGGGATGCGCGCACCAGAAGCAGTAG